The region CTACTtgacattcaaattttgtattcGATTCGTTCTGGACAGATATGAGTaccaataaaacatattgatagtaataaacaacaatggaaaaaatatCCTGGACGCTCGGTCGATCTTTGAGACAGAATTGAACCGCGGAGTACGTCTTTTCTTACGATGGTGCTTCGATCGGTTCGGATATGGAGGTTTGTTTGCAGAAATCGCAGGTTCTGGTCCCGAGATGTAATTAGAGTTGGTCTCGGATTTGCCAATACAGGCGGACAATGTCGACCACGAAGAACGTCTGGCTGGAGCCAATGGTATCGTGCAGGCTGACAGGGGAATTACCTCCAACAGGTGGTCGTTGGTGTGATAGCTGGCGTAGGGCAAAGCTGTGCTATTCTTTCTTGTACTGGATCCGGATATCTataacttcaaaatgtttGCACGTGCGATTtgataaagataaatttttaccGTCGGCGTGTGAACTTCCTTTTCGACCGGGACCCAATCTTCTTCGTCGCTACTGGAGTCGGAGTTGAAGTCAGAGCTGAAGTAGCATTCACCTGAACCGTACTTGGTAAAGTAATGAACCACTgcaaactaatataaaatttgtatgtacTACTTcccagtaattaaaaaaagtaataccTGGATAATTGTAGCAAAGATAAAAGAAAATGACAGGAATACAAAAAAGTCTAAAGCTGTGGGATACGGAACTTTTGGTAGATCTGTTCTCGCTTCCAGTCCAAGAAATGTCATCGTGAGAACCGTTGTTATacctaaaatacatacatgtaACTATGTTTTTCGAATTGGTTAATGAATTACCTAAAGAGACTCTGTCAGCTGTTGCTTCCCGGTTTAACCAAAAAGATACCCAGGATAATACCACCAGTAACACACAAGGGCCATAAACTTGTATTAGAAAGTTCCCCATGTGTCTTTGAAGATGGAAACTAACCAAAAGCATCGAATATTCAGCTAtaacaatgaaaatatattaagtataaagattgattttactataaaatgtcttaaatgTTTGAATTCATTGTACCTCgtgtataaaatcaataatttttgttataaggGTGTTTATGTGTGAGGTAATTTCAAACTTGTATGCTCTGCCAAATAGGTATAATTTTGAGTAAGATCTTGTGGTGCTGCATCTTAGACTTTACTAAGTAGATTTCAATAAAGGCGAGGATTGTGGTTTCGTAATATCCTATTTCAAGTTTATAAGGATATTAGCTGTAAGGACATTAATGGGGTTAACTGTAATACTATTGACGTAATTATAGCCGACAAGCtgcttaaataatatacctGTAGGTGCTGGAAATTTCATTTTGCAAATTCCCTTCACTTTTGCACtaactaaattttgtttaatgataGGGAATCTAATTCTTTTATGTGAATGGTGGAGTGTAAACCTTACTAAGGTGAATAGGAGTGTTGATGCTAGGGCGATAACCTGTTAGGGTATCGCTGTTCGGCAACGTATCCGTGTTGTTTGCTGCGGGAGTTGCGATCAAGTCGAACTGTGACAGTTTCATGTCTTCTGCGATTGCCACCTGACGATGCTGGTTCCATTTATATATTACGTCCTGGTTTGT is a window of Aethina tumida isolate Nest 87 chromosome 7, icAetTumi1.1, whole genome shotgun sequence DNA encoding:
- the LOC109595255 gene encoding gamma-aminobutyric acid receptor alpha-like — its product is MLVQVTLSIILFLQMLHRSSEISLKSSTSKPPQSNNHQNISNLLDNLLSGYDNSVRPDFGGPPAVVEVDIMVRSMGPISEVDMTYSMDCYFRQSWIDRRLAFSGNSSDTLALSISMLARIWKPDTYFYNGKQSYLHTITTPNKFVRLYQDGRVLYSSRLTIKAGCPMNLEDFPMDIQRCPLKFGSFGYTNQDVIYKWNQHRQVAIAEDMKLSQFDLIATPAANNTDTLPNSDTLTGYRPSINTPIHLTEYSMLLVSFHLQRHMGNFLIQVYGPCVLLVVLSWVSFWLNREATADRVSLGITTVLTMTFLGLEARTDLPKVPYPTALDFFVFLSFSFIFATIIQFAVVHYFTKYGSGECYFSSDFNSDSSSDEEDWVPVEKEVHTPTISGSSTRKNSTALPYASYHTNDHLLEVIPLSACTIPLAPARRSSWSTLSACIGKSETNSNYISGPEPAISANKPPYPNRSKHHRKKRRTPRFNSVSKIDRASRIFFPLLFITINMFYWYSYLSRTNRIQNLNVK